A genomic stretch from Georgenia muralis includes:
- the recR gene encoding recombination mediator RecR, producing the protein MYEGAVQDLIDELGRLPGVGPKSAQRIAFHILSSDKDDVARLVAALTQVKDKVRFCDICGNVAEQATCRICQDPRRNPTVLCVVEEAKDVVAIERTREFRGRYHVLGGAINPIDGVGPDDLRIRELMTRLASDEIEEVILATDPNIEGEATATYLSRMLRGMGIAVSRLASGLPVGGDLEYADEVTLGRAFEGRRRVES; encoded by the coding sequence ATGTACGAGGGCGCGGTCCAGGACCTCATCGACGAGCTCGGCCGCCTGCCCGGTGTGGGGCCCAAGAGCGCCCAGCGCATCGCGTTCCACATCCTGTCCTCGGACAAGGACGACGTCGCGCGGCTGGTCGCCGCCCTCACCCAGGTCAAGGACAAGGTCCGGTTCTGCGACATCTGCGGCAACGTCGCGGAGCAGGCGACGTGCCGGATCTGCCAGGACCCGCGGCGCAACCCCACCGTCCTGTGCGTGGTGGAGGAGGCCAAGGACGTCGTCGCGATCGAGCGCACCCGGGAGTTCCGCGGCCGCTACCACGTGCTCGGCGGGGCCATCAACCCCATCGACGGCGTCGGCCCGGACGACCTGCGCATCCGTGAGCTCATGACCCGGCTCGCCAGCGACGAGATCGAGGAGGTCATCCTCGCCACCGACCCGAACATCGAGGGCGAGGCCACCGCCACCTACCTCTCGCGGATGCTGCGGGGCATGGGGATCGCCGTCTCCCGGCTCGCCTCGGGCCTGCCCGTGGGCGGTGACCTGGAGTACGCCGACGAGGTCACGCTCGGCCGGGCCTTCGAGGGGCGTCGCCGGGTCGAGAGCTGA
- a CDS encoding TSUP family transporter — translation MPEIDLLALALLVLAGLTAGWVDAVVGGGGLIQLPALLLVPGITPVQALATNKVGSIMGTSVSAATFYRRVGPDLRTAAPMALAALVAAVGGAAAASRIPAEAFTPIILLACVAVAAWTLARPKVGRTTDLRWEGNRHVGAALGLGVAIGAYDGVLGPGTGSFLVIALVGVLGYAFLPASAIAKIVNFATNAGALIFFVPHGAVIWGLGLAVGTANLLGAYLGARMAVSGGSAFVRVVFIVVVSLLVVRLGWQTVQDLG, via the coding sequence GTGCCCGAGATCGACCTGCTCGCGCTGGCGCTCCTGGTCCTCGCGGGCCTGACCGCCGGCTGGGTGGACGCGGTCGTCGGTGGTGGCGGGCTCATCCAGCTCCCCGCGCTCCTCCTCGTCCCGGGGATCACGCCGGTCCAGGCGCTGGCGACCAACAAGGTCGGCTCGATCATGGGGACGTCGGTCAGTGCGGCGACGTTCTACCGCCGGGTCGGCCCGGACCTGCGCACGGCCGCCCCGATGGCGCTGGCCGCGCTCGTCGCGGCCGTCGGGGGCGCCGCGGCGGCCAGCCGGATCCCCGCCGAGGCCTTCACGCCGATCATCCTGCTCGCGTGCGTGGCCGTCGCGGCCTGGACCTTGGCCCGGCCGAAGGTCGGGCGCACCACGGACCTGCGGTGGGAGGGCAACCGGCACGTCGGGGCCGCGCTCGGCCTCGGGGTCGCGATCGGCGCCTACGACGGCGTCCTGGGCCCGGGCACCGGGAGCTTCCTCGTCATCGCCCTCGTCGGCGTGCTGGGCTACGCGTTCCTGCCGGCGTCCGCAATCGCGAAGATCGTCAACTTCGCCACCAACGCCGGCGCCCTCATCTTCTTCGTCCCGCACGGGGCGGTGATCTGGGGCTTGGGCCTGGCGGTCGGGACCGCCAACCTCCTCGGCGCGTACCTCGGGGCGCGGATGGCGGTGTCCGGCGGCAGCGCCTTCGTCCGGGTCGTGTTCATCGTCGTCGTGTCGCTCCTGGTCGTGCGTCTGGGGTGGCAGACGGTGCAGGATCTGGGGTGA
- a CDS encoding aspartate kinase, whose translation MALVVQKFGGSSVADAESIKRVARRVVETRTAGNDVVVVVSAMGDTTDDLLDLAARVTDEPPARELDILLTAGERISMALLAMAINELGVKARSYTGQQAGLRTDTRYGRASIVGVVPERINRAVGDGQVAIVAGFQGVNELNDVTTLGRGGSDTTAVALAAALHADVCEIYTDVDGLFTADPRIVPSARQISRITYEETLELAAQGAKILHLRAVEYARRYGVPLHVRSSFSTKEGTWVTDTTVGDQEEEAMEAPIISGVAHDRSQGKITVVGVPDVPGIAARLFEIVAAADANIDMIVQNVSSQATGLTDISFTLPESDGPATLRAIEAAADDLQYAEVRYDDQIGKLSLIGAGMRSHPGVSAQLFGALSAAGINIEMISTSEIRISVVTRAEDLDVAVRAVHTAFDLDTEESEAVVYGGTGR comes from the coding sequence GTGGCCCTCGTCGTGCAGAAGTTCGGCGGCTCGTCCGTCGCCGACGCTGAGAGCATCAAGCGCGTCGCCCGCCGTGTCGTCGAGACCAGGACGGCGGGCAACGACGTCGTCGTCGTCGTCTCGGCCATGGGCGACACCACCGACGACCTCCTCGACCTCGCCGCCCGCGTCACCGACGAGCCGCCCGCGCGCGAGCTGGACATCCTCCTCACCGCCGGGGAGCGCATCTCCATGGCGCTGCTCGCGATGGCCATCAACGAGCTCGGCGTCAAGGCGCGCTCCTACACGGGCCAGCAGGCGGGACTGCGCACCGACACCCGCTACGGGCGCGCCTCGATCGTCGGCGTCGTCCCGGAGCGGATCAACCGGGCGGTCGGCGACGGCCAGGTCGCCATCGTCGCCGGGTTCCAGGGCGTCAACGAGCTCAACGACGTCACCACCCTCGGCCGCGGCGGCTCGGACACCACCGCCGTGGCGCTCGCCGCGGCGCTGCACGCCGACGTGTGCGAGATCTACACCGACGTCGACGGGCTGTTCACCGCCGACCCGCGCATCGTCCCCAGCGCCCGCCAGATCAGCCGGATCACCTACGAGGAGACCCTCGAGCTGGCCGCCCAGGGTGCGAAGATCCTGCACCTGCGCGCCGTGGAGTACGCCCGCCGCTACGGCGTGCCGCTGCACGTGCGCTCCTCGTTCTCGACCAAGGAAGGCACCTGGGTCACCGACACCACCGTCGGCGACCAGGAGGAGGAAGCCATGGAAGCCCCGATCATCTCCGGCGTCGCCCACGACCGCAGCCAGGGCAAGATCACGGTCGTCGGCGTGCCCGACGTCCCCGGCATCGCCGCCCGGCTGTTCGAGATCGTCGCCGCCGCGGACGCCAACATCGACATGATCGTCCAGAACGTCTCCTCCCAGGCGACCGGGCTGACCGACATCTCCTTCACGCTGCCCGAGTCCGACGGCCCCGCCACCCTCCGGGCGATCGAGGCGGCGGCGGACGACCTGCAGTACGCCGAGGTCCGCTACGACGACCAGATCGGCAAGCTCTCGCTCATCGGGGCGGGCATGCGCTCCCACCCGGGCGTCTCGGCCCAGCTCTTCGGTGCGCTGTCGGCCGCCGGCATCAACATCGAGATGATCTCGACCTCGGAGATCCGCATCTCCGTCGTCACCCGCGCCGAGGACCTCGACGTCGCGGTCCGGGCGGTCCACACCGCCTTCGACCTCGACACCGAGGAGTCCGAGGCGGTCGTCTACGGAGGGACCGGCCGATGA
- a CDS encoding aspartate-semialdehyde dehydrogenase, with translation MSVQQTDAAPTASGARAGVSVAVVGATGQVGAVMRTLLAERGFPAATVRFFSSARSAGKVLPWQDGEVVVEDVATADLTGIDIAIFSAGATASREHAPRFAAAGAVVVDNSSAWRKDPDVPLVVSEVNPHALAQRPRGIIANPNCTTMAAMPILKVLDAEAGLRRLVVSTYQAVSGSGLAGVRELEGQVRAAVEQDISALALDGSAVTMPAPEKYVAPIAFDVVALAGSLVDDGSGETDEEQKLRNESRKILELPDLAVAGTCVRVPVFTGHALSINAEFARPITAARATELLATAPGVELSDVPTPLQAAGADPSFVGRIREDRSVPDGRGLAMFVANDNLRKGAALNTVQIAELLAQEILTR, from the coding sequence ATGAGCGTCCAGCAGACCGACGCCGCCCCCACCGCGAGCGGCGCCCGAGCGGGCGTGAGCGTCGCCGTCGTCGGCGCCACCGGGCAGGTCGGTGCCGTCATGCGCACCCTCCTGGCCGAGCGCGGCTTCCCCGCCGCGACCGTGCGGTTCTTCTCCTCCGCCCGCTCGGCGGGGAAGGTCCTGCCGTGGCAGGACGGCGAGGTCGTCGTCGAGGACGTCGCGACGGCGGACCTCACCGGCATCGACATCGCGATCTTCTCCGCCGGGGCCACCGCCTCGCGCGAGCACGCCCCCCGGTTCGCCGCCGCCGGCGCCGTCGTCGTGGACAACTCCTCCGCCTGGCGCAAGGACCCCGACGTCCCGCTGGTCGTCTCCGAGGTCAACCCGCACGCGCTGGCGCAGCGCCCGAGGGGCATCATCGCCAACCCCAACTGCACGACGATGGCCGCGATGCCGATCCTCAAGGTGCTCGACGCCGAGGCCGGCCTGCGCCGCCTCGTCGTCTCCACCTACCAGGCGGTCTCCGGGTCCGGCCTCGCCGGGGTCCGCGAGCTCGAGGGCCAGGTCCGCGCCGCCGTCGAGCAGGACATCTCCGCCCTGGCGCTGGACGGCTCCGCCGTGACCATGCCGGCGCCGGAGAAGTACGTCGCACCGATAGCGTTCGACGTCGTCGCCCTCGCCGGGTCCCTCGTGGACGACGGCTCCGGGGAGACGGACGAGGAGCAGAAGCTGCGCAACGAGTCCCGCAAGATCCTCGAGCTCCCCGACCTCGCGGTCGCGGGGACCTGCGTGCGGGTGCCGGTCTTCACCGGCCACGCGCTGTCGATCAACGCCGAGTTCGCGCGGCCGATCACCGCGGCGCGCGCCACGGAGCTGCTCGCCACGGCCCCCGGGGTCGAGCTCTCCGACGTCCCGACACCGCTGCAGGCGGCGGGCGCAGACCCCAGCTTCGTCGGACGGATCCGCGAGGACCGGTCCGTGCCGGACGGTCGCGGCCTGGCGATGTTCGTGGCCAACGACAACCTGCGCAAGGGCGCCGCGCTCAACACGGTGCAGATCGCCGAGCTGCTGGCCCAGGAGATCCTGACCCGCTGA
- a CDS encoding amidohydrolase yields MGRATEVLEGLATTTAWQENLYRFLHARPELSSQEVETGAEIARRLESFGYVVQRVGGGVVGVLTTGEGPTVLARADIDALPVTEQTGLPYASTATTVDPSGATVGLMHACGHDVHITCLLGAAELLAARPGAWHGTFVALFQPAEETAAGARAMVDDGLTSKVPRPDVAFGQHVLNHAAGVLGTRAGPVLSAGDSIRVTVFGKGSHGSMPHLGVDPVVLAASIVLRLQTIVSREVRPGEFAVVTVGSSVAGSKSNIIPDRAVLLVNLRTYDMGVRQQVVDAVERIVRAECEAAGSPEPPTFEYYDQFPLTDNDPEVTAAVTAAFRAHFGDDRVVDLGRITASEDFSRVPDAFGTPYTYWGVGGFPPERPGPPNHSPMFAPVIQPTLSAGTEAIVVATLAYLGKDEP; encoded by the coding sequence ATGGGTCGTGCCACTGAAGTCCTCGAGGGCCTCGCCACCACGACGGCGTGGCAGGAGAACCTCTACAGGTTCCTCCACGCCCGTCCTGAGCTCAGCTCGCAGGAGGTCGAGACCGGGGCGGAGATCGCCCGCCGGCTCGAGTCCTTCGGCTACGTGGTCCAGCGGGTCGGCGGCGGGGTGGTCGGTGTGCTGACGACCGGCGAGGGGCCCACGGTGCTCGCGCGGGCCGACATCGACGCCCTGCCGGTCACGGAGCAGACCGGCCTGCCCTACGCGTCGACGGCGACGACCGTGGACCCCTCCGGGGCCACCGTCGGCCTCATGCACGCCTGCGGTCACGACGTCCACATCACCTGCCTGCTCGGGGCGGCCGAGCTCCTCGCCGCGCGCCCGGGCGCCTGGCACGGCACGTTCGTCGCCCTCTTCCAACCGGCCGAGGAGACGGCGGCCGGGGCGCGCGCCATGGTCGACGACGGCCTCACCAGCAAGGTCCCGCGACCCGACGTCGCCTTCGGTCAGCACGTCCTCAACCACGCGGCCGGGGTCCTCGGCACACGCGCCGGACCGGTCCTCTCAGCAGGTGACAGCATCCGGGTCACGGTGTTCGGGAAGGGCTCGCACGGGTCGATGCCGCACCTCGGCGTCGACCCGGTGGTGCTCGCCGCCTCGATCGTGCTGCGGCTGCAGACGATCGTCTCGCGCGAGGTCAGGCCCGGGGAGTTCGCCGTGGTGACGGTCGGCAGCAGCGTCGCAGGGTCGAAGAGCAACATCATCCCGGACCGCGCCGTCCTGCTCGTCAACCTGCGCACCTACGACATGGGCGTGCGGCAGCAGGTGGTGGACGCCGTCGAGCGGATCGTCCGGGCGGAGTGCGAGGCCGCGGGCTCGCCCGAGCCGCCGACCTTCGAGTACTACGACCAGTTCCCGCTGACCGACAACGACCCCGAGGTGACCGCCGCCGTCACCGCGGCGTTCCGGGCCCACTTCGGCGACGACCGCGTCGTCGACCTCGGCCGGATCACCGCGAGCGAGGACTTCAGCCGGGTCCCGGACGCGTTCGGGACGCCCTACACGTACTGGGGGGTCGGGGGCTTCCCACCGGAACGCCCCGGGCCGCCCAACCACTCGCCGATGTTCGCGCCTGTCATCCAGCCCACGCTGAGCGCCGGCACCGAAGCCATCGTCGTCGCGACCCTGGCGTACCTCGGAAAGGACGAGCCATGA
- a CDS encoding MFS transporter encodes MTTAPAVPRAAQGFKGNDRLLTGIVLGVLTFWMFAGTVGTVARSILTDINGAPIDQVANPVVTLDQMNLAVSITALFSGLFIVFMGGLADRVGRVRIAVVGNVLGIVGSVLIIFADGGLALPLLLTGRAVQGLSAACIMPATMALVKAYWDGPGRQRAVSMWSIGSWGGSGLAAIFGGFVASNFSWRIIFYASVVISVLAIVLIWGTPESKATEQEHKRFDVPGLAIFMVSVLALMILLIFGRQLGWTEPTTLALAAVAVVGVTAFVVFERRQDNPFIDFALFRNVTFTGATISNFVLNATIGMLIVSQQMLQIARPELFDPWKAGLLTLGYAVAIIAFIRVGERLLRAFGPRKPMIWGATIVAIASALLIPTNILVGPYTVLAVIAYTLFGLGLAFYATPSTDAALSNLPPAQAGAGAGIYKMASSLGGAIGAALSLTIFTSFLGDGVTIVGELLHTQGIQENAAVRQAGMVTFMFNVVLALIAIISITVTVPKGKKYHD; translated from the coding sequence ATGACCACCGCTCCAGCCGTCCCCAGGGCGGCACAGGGCTTCAAGGGGAACGACCGCCTGCTGACCGGCATCGTTCTCGGCGTCCTCACCTTCTGGATGTTCGCGGGCACCGTCGGCACCGTCGCCCGCTCCATCCTCACCGACATCAACGGCGCCCCGATCGACCAGGTCGCCAACCCCGTCGTCACCCTGGACCAGATGAACCTGGCCGTGTCGATCACGGCGCTGTTCTCGGGTTTGTTCATCGTGTTCATGGGCGGTCTCGCGGACCGGGTCGGACGTGTGCGCATCGCCGTCGTCGGCAACGTCCTCGGCATCGTCGGCTCGGTCCTCATCATCTTCGCCGACGGTGGGCTCGCGCTTCCCCTGCTGCTGACCGGTCGTGCGGTCCAGGGCCTGTCGGCCGCCTGCATCATGCCCGCGACGATGGCGCTGGTGAAGGCCTACTGGGACGGGCCCGGCCGCCAGCGGGCCGTGTCGATGTGGTCGATCGGCTCGTGGGGCGGCTCCGGCCTCGCCGCGATCTTCGGCGGCTTCGTCGCCTCCAACTTCAGCTGGCGCATCATCTTCTACGCCTCCGTCGTCATCTCGGTCCTGGCCATCGTCCTCATCTGGGGGACACCGGAGAGCAAGGCCACGGAGCAGGAGCACAAGAGGTTCGACGTCCCCGGGCTCGCCATCTTCATGGTGTCCGTGCTGGCCCTGATGATCCTGCTCATCTTCGGCCGACAGCTCGGCTGGACCGAGCCCACCACCCTCGCGCTCGCGGCGGTCGCCGTGGTGGGAGTGACCGCCTTCGTCGTCTTCGAGCGCAGGCAGGACAACCCGTTCATCGACTTCGCCCTGTTCAGGAACGTCACCTTCACGGGCGCCACGATCTCCAACTTCGTCCTCAACGCCACGATAGGCATGCTCATCGTGAGCCAGCAGATGCTGCAGATCGCCCGCCCCGAGCTGTTCGACCCGTGGAAGGCCGGCCTGCTCACCCTCGGCTACGCCGTCGCGATCATCGCCTTCATCCGGGTCGGTGAGCGTCTCCTGCGGGCCTTCGGGCCCCGCAAGCCGATGATCTGGGGGGCGACGATCGTCGCCATAGCGAGCGCGCTCCTCATCCCCACCAACATCCTCGTCGGGCCGTACACCGTCCTCGCGGTCATCGCGTACACCCTCTTCGGGCTCGGGCTGGCGTTCTACGCCACCCCGTCGACCGATGCGGCCCTGTCCAACCTCCCACCGGCCCAGGCCGGTGCGGGCGCCGGCATCTACAAGATGGCCTCGTCGCTGGGCGGTGCGATCGGGGCGGCCCTGTCGCTCACGATCTTCACCTCCTTCCTCGGCGACGGCGTCACGATCGTCGGCGAGCTCCTCCACACCCAGGGCATCCAGGAGAACGCGGCCGTCCGTCAGGCCGGCATGGTCACCTTCATGTTCAACGTCGTCCTGGCGCTGATCGCGATCATCTCCATCACCGTCACCGTCCCGAAGGGCAAGAAGTACCACGACTGA
- a CDS encoding trimeric intracellular cation channel family protein yields MSPTDMVLALDVLGTFAFAVNGAFTASRKVRLDIVGILALGIITAVGGGMIRDVVIGDVPPAAFTRWYYLAVAAVGALVAFFISRPPRLLYRSMLVLDAVGLSLFCVVGALKAVEFGLSPAPAIALGAVTAVGGGTIRDVLIGEIPSVLTSGLYAIPALLGASVAVATVGTGVGAAGAVAGAVLCFGIRMVGLRYRLNAPAARHHRDGD; encoded by the coding sequence ATGAGCCCCACCGACATGGTCCTCGCGCTCGACGTGCTCGGGACGTTCGCGTTCGCGGTCAACGGCGCGTTCACCGCGTCCCGGAAGGTCCGGCTCGACATCGTCGGCATCCTCGCGCTGGGGATCATCACCGCGGTCGGCGGCGGCATGATCCGCGACGTCGTCATCGGCGACGTCCCGCCCGCCGCCTTCACCCGGTGGTACTACCTCGCCGTCGCCGCGGTCGGCGCCCTCGTCGCCTTCTTCATCAGCCGGCCGCCCCGCCTGCTCTACCGGTCGATGCTCGTCCTCGACGCGGTCGGGCTGAGCCTCTTCTGCGTCGTCGGCGCCCTCAAGGCCGTCGAGTTCGGCCTCTCCCCAGCGCCGGCCATCGCGCTCGGCGCGGTGACCGCCGTCGGCGGCGGCACCATCCGCGACGTGCTCATCGGCGAGATCCCCTCGGTCCTGACCAGCGGGCTCTACGCGATCCCCGCCCTGCTGGGCGCCTCGGTCGCGGTGGCGACGGTCGGCACGGGGGTCGGCGCAGCCGGCGCGGTGGCGGGCGCCGTGCTCTGCTTCGGCATCCGCATGGTGGGGCTCCGGTACCGGCTCAACGCCCCGGCGGCCAGGCACCACCGGGACGGCGACTGA
- a CDS encoding S9 family peptidase, with product MTADPDAWPRPVWEMRLRAAQVELPEWAEHAPDRAVVVATHRGILQVHSWDVTTGRLVVATDRDQGTTECAIDPYGTWVWWFDDTAGDEWGRWRRQPFGSPPGHGVETPVDLPEAYDAGLLLARDGTVVVGRTDERGTHVHQLVVGAGEAGTAPVLLYSHPNDAGAAALSHDGNLVAIEHSERGDNRHPALRVVRTDTGAVVADLDDGPGMALTAHDFAPRDGDLRLLVGHERRGRAELAVWDLGTGDVHDVHLTGDDGRPLPGEVTAAWWYPDGRTVLAAVDHRARSRLYRHPLGTRTTTPVGPVDGSVSEAAPRPDGDVWLRWSSAATPRTVLSARTGREVLAPAGLRAAPSVPVQEVSAPGPGGPVHALLRLPAGEGPFPVVVDVHGGPAWHRSDAFSPHLAAWVDHGFAVVSVNYRGSTGYGSAWRDALEGRVGLTELEDVAAVHDHLVDRGLVDPARSVLAGASWGGYLTLLGLGTQPDRWTLGLADVPVADYVAAYHEEMPDLQAFDRSLFGGSPEQVPEAYRVASPITYAGRVRAPILITAGENDPRCPIGQIDNYVRAVRSREDYAGPVELYTYGSGHGSVVDDEEVEQLRRQLRFVAAHLNP from the coding sequence ATGACCGCCGACCCCGATGCCTGGCCCCGCCCCGTCTGGGAGATGCGCCTGCGCGCCGCCCAGGTCGAGCTGCCCGAGTGGGCCGAGCACGCACCCGACCGGGCCGTCGTCGTGGCCACCCACCGCGGGATCCTCCAGGTACACTCGTGGGACGTCACGACCGGACGGCTCGTCGTCGCCACCGACCGTGACCAGGGCACCACCGAGTGCGCGATCGACCCGTACGGGACGTGGGTCTGGTGGTTCGACGACACCGCCGGGGACGAGTGGGGCCGCTGGCGCCGCCAGCCCTTCGGCTCCCCGCCCGGGCACGGGGTGGAGACCCCCGTCGACCTGCCCGAGGCCTACGACGCCGGACTCCTCCTCGCCCGCGACGGCACGGTCGTCGTCGGGCGCACGGACGAGCGCGGGACCCACGTCCACCAGCTCGTCGTCGGCGCCGGGGAGGCCGGCACCGCGCCCGTGCTGCTCTACTCCCACCCGAACGACGCCGGCGCAGCGGCCCTGTCCCACGACGGCAACCTCGTCGCGATCGAGCACTCCGAGCGCGGCGACAACCGCCACCCCGCGCTGCGGGTGGTCCGCACCGACACCGGCGCGGTGGTGGCGGACCTCGACGACGGCCCCGGCATGGCCCTGACCGCCCACGACTTCGCCCCCCGCGACGGCGACCTGCGCCTGCTCGTCGGGCACGAGCGCCGCGGCCGCGCCGAGCTCGCGGTGTGGGACCTCGGCACGGGCGACGTGCACGACGTCCACCTCACCGGTGACGACGGACGACCGCTCCCCGGCGAGGTCACCGCCGCCTGGTGGTACCCCGACGGGCGGACCGTCCTGGCCGCCGTCGACCACCGCGCGCGCTCCCGGCTGTACCGCCACCCGCTGGGCACCCGCACGACCACCCCCGTCGGACCGGTGGACGGGTCCGTCTCGGAGGCGGCACCCCGGCCCGACGGCGACGTCTGGCTGCGCTGGTCCTCGGCGGCCACCCCCCGCACCGTGCTCTCGGCCCGCACGGGCCGCGAGGTCCTGGCGCCCGCGGGGCTGCGCGCGGCGCCGTCCGTCCCCGTCCAGGAGGTCAGCGCGCCCGGCCCGGGCGGGCCGGTCCACGCCCTGCTGCGCCTCCCCGCGGGCGAGGGGCCCTTCCCGGTCGTGGTGGACGTCCACGGCGGACCGGCGTGGCACCGCTCGGACGCGTTCTCCCCGCACCTGGCGGCGTGGGTCGACCACGGCTTCGCCGTCGTCAGCGTCAACTACCGCGGCTCGACCGGTTACGGCTCGGCCTGGCGCGACGCCCTCGAGGGACGCGTGGGGCTCACCGAGCTCGAGGACGTCGCGGCCGTGCACGACCACCTCGTGGACCGCGGGCTGGTCGACCCCGCCCGGTCGGTCCTGGCGGGGGCGTCGTGGGGCGGCTACCTCACGCTCCTGGGCCTGGGCACCCAGCCGGACCGCTGGACCCTGGGCCTGGCGGACGTGCCGGTGGCCGACTACGTCGCCGCCTACCACGAGGAGATGCCCGACCTGCAGGCCTTCGACCGGTCGCTCTTCGGCGGCTCGCCGGAGCAGGTGCCCGAGGCCTACCGGGTGGCCAGCCCGATCACCTACGCCGGCCGGGTCCGCGCGCCCATCCTCATCACCGCCGGCGAGAACGACCCCCGCTGCCCGATCGGCCAGATCGACAACTACGTCCGAGCGGTGCGCTCGCGCGAGGACTACGCCGGCCCGGTCGAGCTGTACACCTACGGCTCGGGCCACGGCTCGGTCGTGGACGACGAGGAGGTCGAGCAGCTGCGCCGCCAGCTCCGGTTCGTCGCGGCCCACCTCAACCCATGA
- a CDS encoding copper resistance D family protein translates to MRTSTQVPAHRPLRARHELSPDRSGPGPSEGGPRPRSARGRAARRTLLSVVPLVVAAAAALLLGERDVPVPGIRDAGPLNESVLLLARAVSEVAAVGTVGVLLVMAALLPADLARDRLGRLGTLAGRWAAVWAAASSVLLLVTCAEIVGVGVVELVRSGGLPDLVAVPAARALVSTTAVALVVAVGAHGASRLVAQALLLLALVGLVPPLLTSHLGHGEEPGLALAALVVHVPAVALWVGGLLALVLHGRGPALGPAMRRFSPMAGVCLALVALSGAVTAAGRLTGLDDLWSTPYGSLVVVKLAALGVLGAFGAMHRVRTLPALQDGRPRTLLRLASLEVVVMAATVGVAVGLSTTAPPV, encoded by the coding sequence ATGAGGACCAGCACCCAGGTGCCGGCGCACCGCCCCCTCCGCGCGCGCCACGAACTCAGCCCGGACCGGAGCGGCCCCGGGCCGAGCGAGGGCGGCCCCCGGCCCCGTTCGGCCCGGGGCCGTGCGGCCCGGCGCACGCTCCTGTCGGTGGTCCCGCTGGTCGTCGCTGCAGCGGCGGCCCTCCTCCTGGGGGAGCGGGACGTCCCGGTCCCGGGGATCCGGGACGCCGGCCCGCTCAACGAGTCCGTCCTGCTGCTGGCCCGGGCCGTCTCGGAGGTGGCGGCGGTGGGCACCGTCGGGGTCCTGCTCGTCATGGCGGCCCTCCTGCCGGCCGACCTGGCCCGGGACCGCCTGGGCCGGCTCGGCACCCTGGCCGGCCGGTGGGCGGCGGTGTGGGCGGCGGCCTCGTCCGTCCTGCTGCTGGTGACGTGCGCGGAGATCGTCGGGGTGGGGGTGGTCGAGCTGGTCCGCTCGGGCGGGCTGCCCGACCTCGTCGCCGTGCCCGCCGCGCGCGCCCTCGTCTCGACCACCGCGGTCGCGCTCGTCGTCGCCGTGGGCGCGCACGGGGCGAGCCGCCTCGTCGCGCAGGCACTGCTGCTCCTCGCCCTGGTCGGCCTGGTCCCGCCGCTGCTCACGAGCCACCTCGGCCACGGGGAGGAACCGGGTCTGGCGCTGGCGGCTCTGGTCGTCCACGTCCCGGCCGTCGCTCTGTGGGTGGGCGGGCTGCTGGCCCTGGTGCTGCACGGGCGGGGCCCGGCACTGGGCCCGGCGATGAGGCGGTTCAGCCCGATGGCGGGGGTGTGTCTCGCCCTCGTGGCGCTCTCGGGGGCCGTGACCGCCGCGGGGCGCCTCACCGGGCTGGACGACCTGTGGTCCACGCCCTACGGCAGCCTGGTCGTCGTCAAGCTCGCGGCCCTGGGCGTGCTCGGCGCCTTCGGGGCCATGCACCGGGTGCGGACCCTCCCCGCGCTCCAGGACGGGCGTCCCCGGACGCTCCTGAGGCTGGCGTCGCTGGAGGTCGTGGTCATGGCCGCGACCGTCGGCGTCGCCGTCGGGCTCTCCACCACCGCACCACCGGTCTGA